In Oryza brachyantha chromosome 1, ObraRS2, whole genome shotgun sequence, the following are encoded in one genomic region:
- the LOC102721037 gene encoding putative methyltransferase DDB_G0268948, whose translation MANLFLKQAKQYAATRPAYPPELFDFIASKTARRDLAWDVGSGSGQAIPPLAKLYKEVVATDTSAQQLSYAPRLPNVRYVHTPPDLPLAGIHSAVAPPGSVDLVTVAQAFHWLDLPRFYEQVRSVLRAAAAPPGLRRAGAGVLAAWCYTEPCVDGGGAVDDAFWRLYSGSQPYWAPNRRLVDDRYAGVDFLFDPVDGETHTGPFEFSTERRMDLDDYLTYITSWSAYQTAKEKGVELLDEATVRGFAEAWGGDRAVVKTVRYPVFLRIGKVRPE comes from the exons ATGGCGAACCTGTTCCTGAAGCAGGCCAAGCAGTAcgcggcgacgcggccggcCTACCCGCCGGAGCTCTTCGACTTCATTGCCTCCAAGACGGCCCGCCGCGACCTCGCCTGGGAcgtcggcagcggcagcggccagGCCATCCCGCCG CTGGCGAAGCTGTACAAGGAAGTGGTGGCCACGGACACGAGCGCGCAGCAGCTGTCGTACGCGCCGCGCCTCCCCAACGTCCGCTACGTCCACACGCCACCGGACCTGCCGCTCGCCGGCATCCactccgccgtcgcgccgccgggcTCCGTCGACCTCGTCACCGTGGCACAGGCGTTCCACTGGCTCGACCTGCCGCGCTTCTACGAGCAGGTCCGCTCCGTCctgcgcgccgcggcggcgcccccggGGCTACGGCGAGCCGGGGCGGGGGTGCTCGCCGCCTGGTGCTACACCGAGCCctgcgtcgacggcggcggcgccgtggacGACGCCTTCTGGCGCCTCTACTCCGGGTCGCAGCCGTACTGGGCGCCCAACCGGCGGCTGGTCGACGACAGGTACGCCGGCGTGGACTTCCTCTTCGACCCCGTCGACGGGGAGACGCACACGGGGCCGTTCGAGTTCTCGACGGAGCGGCGCATGGACCTGGACGACTACCTCACCTACATCACGTCGTGGTCGGCGTACCAGACGGCCAAGGAGAAAGGCGTGGAGCTGCTCGACGAGGCGACGGTGCGCGGGTTCGCCGAGGCGTGGGGCGGCGACAGGGCGGTGGTGAAGACGGTGAGGTACCCCGTCTTCCTCAGGATCGGCAAGGTGAGGCCGGAGTAG
- the LOC102720756 gene encoding lysophospholipid acyltransferase LPEAT1-like isoform X2, whose product MALDATAPSSGGGGDGDEAVRPLLPAASDAEAEELDAMYAPYARRDAYGTMGRGELPALRRVELVLRAVLLVPVRFVAGMLLLVAHYLVCRACTLFVDGVAEGRSRLEGWRRVAVVQSGRALARAMLFVFGFYWIRETDRSCSPNAEDIHQDQSEELEIPGAIVSNHVSYIDILYHMSVSFPSFVAKESVSRLPLVGLISKCLGCIFVRRESKGSDSKGVAGAVTERVQEVSQHKNSSRMLLFPEGTTTNGDYLLPFKTGAFLARVPVQPVILRYPYTMFSPAWDSMDGISTLTWRIERCEQEH is encoded by the exons ATGGCTCTCGacgccaccgcgccgtcgagcggcggcggtggggatggAGACGAGGCCGTGCGGCCGTtgctccccgccgcctccgacgcggaggcggaggagctgGACGCGATGTACGCGCCGTACGCGCGGCGGGACGCGTACGGGACGATGGGCCGAGGGGAGCTCCCGGCCCTGCGGCGGGTGGAGCTGGTCCTCAGGGCGGTCCTCCTCGTCCCGGTCCGGTTCGTCGCCGGGATGCTCCTGCTCGTCGCCCACTACCTCGTGTGCCGCGCGTGCACGCTGTTCGTGGACGGGGTGGCGGAGGGGCGGTCGCGGCTGGAGGGGTGGAGGAGGGTGGCCGTGGTGCAGTCCGGCCGCGCGCTGGCGCGGGCAATGCTCTTCGTCTTCGGGTTCTACTGGATCCGCGAGACCGACCGAAGCTGCTCCCCAAATGCTGAG GATATACATCAAGATCAATCTGAAGAATTGGAAATACCAGGGGCAATTGTGTCTAATCATGTGTCTTATATAGATATTCTTTATCACATGTCAGTTTCTTTTCCAAGCTTTGTTGCAAAG GAGTCGGTGTCGAGGTTACCCCTAGTTGGCCTCATTAG CAAATGTCTCGGATGCATTTTTGTTCGACGAGAATCCAAAGGTTCAGATTCTAAAGGAGTTGCAG GTGCTGTAACTGAAAGGGTCCAAGAGGTTTCTCAACATAAGAATTCCTCGAGGATGTTGCTGTTTCCTG AGGGTACTACCACGAATGGGGATTACCTTCTTCCATTTAAGACAGGAGCCTTTCTTGCAAGAGTACCAGTTCAGCCAGTCATCTTAAGATATCCTTACACAATGTTTAGTCCAGCCTGGGACTCCATGGATGGG ATATCTACCCTGACTTGGAGGATCGAAAGGTGTGAGCAAGAACACTAG
- the LOC121053287 gene encoding uncharacterized protein LOC121053287, protein MDHRTYKGGVKAYWKHRGYYRLDAAAAQRRAPLPTAELGGGRQEERGARRRRGWRVRRGLGLGRRVLRALSPRRWLVRLRDAYVSAMLRLASSPAAVGFGAGAPYCAAGQEAFTRPRQLKEYDEKMLVEIYRSILARGGGPIAVPGDVPPAAAAPAAATAIRLPTAA, encoded by the coding sequence ATGGACCACCGCACCTACAAGGGCGGCGTCAAGGCCTACTGGAAGCACCGCGGGTACTAccgcctcgacgccgccgcggcgcagcGGCGCGCGCCGCTCCCCACCGCCGAGCTGGGaggagggcggcaggaggagcGGGgcgctcgtcggcgccgcgggTGGCGcgtgcggcgcgggctgggGCTCGGGAGGCGGGTGCTGCGCGCGCtgtcgccgcggcggtggctcgtCCGGCTCCGGGACGCCTACGTCTCGGCCATGCTGCGGCTGGCGTcgtccccggccgccgtcgggttcggcgccggcgcgccctACTGCGCCGCGGGGCAGGAGGCCTTCACGCGGCCGCGGCAGCTCAAGGAGTACGACGAGAAGATGCTCGTCGAGATCTACCGGTCCATactcgcgcgcggcggcgggcccaTCGCTGTCCCCGGCGAcgtcccgccggccgccgccgcccccgccgctgcCACGGCTATCCGGTTGCCTACAGCCGCCTAA
- the LOC121053259 gene encoding putative disease resistance RPP13-like protein 1: protein MASTILFTLAGVLAKLFTSVQIPSCSSSDPRKLSATATEFSEMKDILRRIRAVLADADRREIEDLHVKMWLYDLRQVAYDLEDIVDELSYKTVQDEAEMNTDEHAVKRKFQVLDTVNSPVNEHDKSLDSDMVDKISKVRNRLNSIISFRESLSLREGDGQIRARASNMRASSSLASETGIVGRDEEKSKLLHDLLNDDNGTDNNLQVFSIVAMGGMGKTTLAKLVYNDEQVKDHFHIRAWAWISQAYDVARITKAIIESIQGEACGLTELDALQNRLRHIVSGKRFLIVLDDIWNENSLQWDSLRLPLDRGGRGSRIVATTRNQNVAQIMSRRMPQINLNGLNPTASWALFYHCIAQGCPSSVRLSETLETIGRGIVEKCSGVPLTIRVIGGERLGS from the exons ATGGCGTCCACAATCCTGTTCACTCTTGCTGGCGTGTTGGCCAAACTATTTACTTCAGTCCAAATACCATCCTGCTCTTCCTCCGATCCACGGAAATTATCAGCAACTGCAACCGAATTCAGTGAGATGAAGGACATACTTCGTAGAATTCGAGCCGTGCTAGCTGACGCGGATCGGAGGGAGATAGAAGATCTGCATGTGAAGATGTGGCTGTATGATCTCAGGCAAGTCGCATACGATTTGGAGGATATCGTCGATGAGTTGTCCTACAAGACAGTCCAAGATGAAGCGGAGATGAACACCGATGAGCATGCTGTCAAGAGGAAATTTCAGGTACTTGATACTGTTAACTCTCCGGTGAATGAGCATGATAAATCCCTAGATTCAGATATGGTCGACAAAATCAGCAAAGTCAGAAATAGACTTAATTCTATTATCAGCTTTCGAGAGAGCCTCTCTCTACGAGAAGGTGATGGTCAAATCAGAGCAAGAGCCAGCAACATGCGTGCTTCGAGTTCTCTAGCTAGTGAGACGGGGATCGTTGGAAGAGATGAAGAGAAGAGTAAGTTACTGCATGACCTCCTGAATGATGATAATGGTACTGACAACAACTTGCAAGTGTTTTCCATAGTGGCAATGGGTGGCATGGGAAAGACTACACTTGCAAAGCTTGTCTACAACGATGAGCAGGTGAAAGATCACTTTCACATAAGAGCTTGGGCTTGGATATCACAAGCTTATGATGTGGCAAGAATAACAAAAGCCATTATTGAGTCTATTCAGGGTGAAGCTTGTGGTCTAACTGAGCTGGATGCTCTTCAGAATAGGTTGCGACATATTGTTTCGGGAAAGAGATTTCTAATCGTCCTAGATGATATATGGAATGAGAATTCGCTCCAGTGGGATTCACTGAGGCTGCCTCTAGACCGTGGGGGAAGAGGAAGTCGTATTGTGGCAACCACAAGGAATCAAAATGTTGCACAGATCATGAGCAGAAGGATGccacaaattaatttgaatGGCCTAAATCCAACAGCAAGTTGGGCTTTGTTCTACCATTGCATTGCACAAGGATGTCCTTCTTCTGTTAGGCTCTCTGAAACTCTTGAAACCATCGGTAGAGGTATAGTTGAGAAATGCAGTGGAGTTCCTCTAACAATAAGAGTGATTGGAG GGGAGAGACTGGGTTCTTGA
- the LOC102703909 gene encoding putative disease resistance protein At3g14460 isoform X2 has product MESLGHKYISELVGRSFFQQQHARGLGCYFTLHDLIHDLAKSLVRDQSQQQELQDLPNITSPRLDIIRSQYDRHFSAFLSAKALETPIIVQSSRGQNQESLRSVLLCLDGGNDDFLQVHSGGYSVVVHFERDFFMNPHVRFLRVLELGSCRLSELPHTIGNMKQLRYLGLSCTDIVRLPQAVCSLFNLQTLDLRCCRFLVELPKDIGKLQNLRHLDYNILGKNDSAIPICKFKSIPEGIGKLTKLQTLPVFIVHFNGQTAGVAELKNLNNLQGPLRISSLEHITWERTCEARVADLITKVHIRRLCLQWNSHIRYGDNPKSQVRSSQEIDLEVLDSLEPHNRIQWIEIEKYMGCSYPKWVGHPSFQQLETVIIRDFSSDSLPPLGQLPYLRHLEVREMSWVRTIGSEFYGEEVALQRFPALQTLLFDEMTVWNDWLHDEGQHGFPCLQELTISNCLCLKSLSLYNMAALKRLTVKGCHDLVVIKGLEECWVSTKHSQNNYTDTPGYSRFVDGNGPKIPNSTLPARLEVIRISDCTSLPNSSLQQAIEITRIFRRRKKLTRVLF; this is encoded by the exons ATGGAATCTTTAGGCCATAAATACATATCTGAACTAGTTGGGAGATCATTCTTTCAGCAACAGCATGCTAGAGGTCTTGGCTGCTATTTCACACTGCATGACCTTATCCATGATCTTGCTAAGTCACTTGTAAGGGATCAAAGTCAGCAACAGGAACTCCAGGATCTACCAAACATAACCAGCCCAAGGCTAGATATCATTAGAAGCCAATATGATAGGCACTTTTCAGCCTTCCTCTCAGCCAAAGCACTAGAGACGCCTATAATAGTACAATCAAGCAGAGGACAGAATCAAGAATCACTAAGGTCAGTGTTGTTATGCTTAGATGGTGGAAATGATGATTTCCTACAAGTACACTCCGGTGGTTATTCTGTTGTGGTGCACTTTGAAAGGGATTTCTTCATGAACCCTCATGTGCGATTTCTACGAGTGTTGGAACTTGGCAGCTGCAGACTATCTGAACTACCCCACACTATTGGTAACATGAAGCAACTAAGATACCTAGGTCTTTCTTGTACAGATATTGTACGATTACCTCAGGCAGTATGTAGCCTCTTCAATCTGCAAACACTTGACTTGAGATGCTGCAGATTCCTAGTTGAGCTTCCCAAAGATATAGGAAAATTACAGAATTTACGACATCttgattataatatattaggCAAAAATGATTCTGCAATACCGATTTGCAAGTTCAAAAGTATACCCGAGGGCATAGGCAAGTTGACTAAACTGCAAACACTGCCAGTCTTCATTGTGCACTTCAATGGCCAGACAGCAGGAGTGGCAGAACTTAAAAACCTGAACAATCTGCAAGGGCCACTAAGGATTTCATCCCTAGAACACATCACTTGGGAACGCACTTGTGAAGCAAGAGTTGCTGATCTGATAACAAAGGTGCACATTAGACGTTTGTGCTTGCAGTGGAACAGCCACATCCGCTATGGGGATAACCCTAAATCACAAGTGAGATCCTCGCAAGAAATTGACTTGGAAGTACTTGACAGCCTTGAGCCTCATAACAGAATTCAGTGGATTGAAATTGAGAAGTACATGGGTTGCAGTTATCCCAAGTGGGTTGGACATCCTTCCTTTCAACAGCTAGAGACTGTAATCATCCGTGACTTTTCATCTGATTCTCTTCCACCATTAGGACAACTTCCATACCTCAGGCATCTTGAGGTCAGGGAGATGAGTTGGGTACGAACTATTGGAAGTGAATTCTATGGCGAGGAGGTAGCACTGCAACGATTCCCAGCTCTTCAGACGTTGTTGTTTGATGAGATGACTGTGTGGAATGACTGGCTGCATGACGAAGGCCAACATGGTTTCCCTTGCCTCCAGGAGCTTACCATCTCCAATTGTCTCTGCTTGAAATCTCTGTCATTATACAATATGGCAGCTTTGAAGAGGCTTACTGTCAAGGGTTGCCACGATCTTGTGGTAATAAAAGGCCTAGAAGAATGTTGGGTGTCAACAAAACATAGTCAAAACAACTATACAGATACTCCAGGTTATAGTAGATTTGTGGATGGCAATGGACCAAAAATCCCCAATTCAACTCTACCAGCAAGACTTGAGGTCATACGGATTTCCGATTGCACATCACTCCCAAATTCAAGCCTTCAACAAGCAATAGAAATTACGAGGATTTTCCGACGAAG AAAGAAGTTGACGAGGGTGCTGTTCTGA
- the LOC102720756 gene encoding lysophospholipid acyltransferase LPEAT1-like isoform X1, with product MALDATAPSSGGGGDGDEAVRPLLPAASDAEAEELDAMYAPYARRDAYGTMGRGELPALRRVELVLRAVLLVPVRFVAGMLLLVAHYLVCRACTLFVDGVAEGRSRLEGWRRVAVVQSGRALARAMLFVFGFYWIRETDRSCSPNAEDIHQDQSEELEIPGAIVSNHVSYIDILYHMSVSFPSFVAKESVSRLPLVGLISKCLGCIFVRRESKGSDSKGVAGAVTERVQEVSQHKNSSRMLLFPEGTTTNGDYLLPFKTGAFLARVPVQPVILRYPYTMFSPAWDSMDGARHVFLLLCQFVNYIEVVRLPIYYPSEQEKEDPKLYANNVRKLIATEGNLILSDLGLPEKRAYHAALNGNNSRAMHQKDD from the exons ATGGCTCTCGacgccaccgcgccgtcgagcggcggcggtggggatggAGACGAGGCCGTGCGGCCGTtgctccccgccgcctccgacgcggaggcggaggagctgGACGCGATGTACGCGCCGTACGCGCGGCGGGACGCGTACGGGACGATGGGCCGAGGGGAGCTCCCGGCCCTGCGGCGGGTGGAGCTGGTCCTCAGGGCGGTCCTCCTCGTCCCGGTCCGGTTCGTCGCCGGGATGCTCCTGCTCGTCGCCCACTACCTCGTGTGCCGCGCGTGCACGCTGTTCGTGGACGGGGTGGCGGAGGGGCGGTCGCGGCTGGAGGGGTGGAGGAGGGTGGCCGTGGTGCAGTCCGGCCGCGCGCTGGCGCGGGCAATGCTCTTCGTCTTCGGGTTCTACTGGATCCGCGAGACCGACCGAAGCTGCTCCCCAAATGCTGAG GATATACATCAAGATCAATCTGAAGAATTGGAAATACCAGGGGCAATTGTGTCTAATCATGTGTCTTATATAGATATTCTTTATCACATGTCAGTTTCTTTTCCAAGCTTTGTTGCAAAG GAGTCGGTGTCGAGGTTACCCCTAGTTGGCCTCATTAG CAAATGTCTCGGATGCATTTTTGTTCGACGAGAATCCAAAGGTTCAGATTCTAAAGGAGTTGCAG GTGCTGTAACTGAAAGGGTCCAAGAGGTTTCTCAACATAAGAATTCCTCGAGGATGTTGCTGTTTCCTG AGGGTACTACCACGAATGGGGATTACCTTCTTCCATTTAAGACAGGAGCCTTTCTTGCAAGAGTACCAGTTCAGCCAGTCATCTTAAGATATCCTTACACAATGTTTAGTCCAGCCTGGGACTCCATGGATGGG GCACGGCATGTGTTTTTGCTCCTCTGtcaatttgtaaattatatagaagttgTTCGTTTGCCTATATACTACCCATCTGAGCAAGAAAAGGAAGATCCCAAGCTCTATGCCAACAATGTCAGAAAACTGATAGCAACAGAG GGTAATTTAATTCTCTCTGATCTCGGTCTGCCAGAGAAGCGTGCGTATCATGCAGCATTGAATGGTAATAATAGTCGAGCTATGCATCAGAAAGATGATTGA
- the LOC102703909 gene encoding putative disease resistance protein At3g14460 isoform X1, translating into MESLGHKYISELVGRSFFQQQHARGLGCYFTLHDLIHDLAKSLVRDQSQQQELQDLPNITSPRLDIIRSQYDRHFSAFLSAKALETPIIVQSSRGQNQESLRSVLLCLDGGNDDFLQVHSGGYSVVVHFERDFFMNPHVRFLRVLELGSCRLSELPHTIGNMKQLRYLGLSCTDIVRLPQAVCSLFNLQTLDLRCCRFLVELPKDIGKLQNLRHLDYNILGKNDSAIPICKFKSIPEGIGKLTKLQTLPVFIVHFNGQTAGVAELKNLNNLQGPLRISSLEHITWERTCEARVADLITKVHIRRLCLQWNSHIRYGDNPKSQVRSSQEIDLEVLDSLEPHNRIQWIEIEKYMGCSYPKWVGHPSFQQLETVIIRDFSSDSLPPLGQLPYLRHLEVREMSWVRTIGSEFYGEEVALQRFPALQTLLFDEMTVWNDWLHDEGQHGFPCLQELTISNCLCLKSLSLYNMAALKRLTVKGCHDLVVIKGLEECWVSTKHSQNNYTDTPGYSRFVDGNGPKIPNSTLPARLEVIRISDCTSLPNSSLQQAIEITRIFRRRSNSDIFYSEQKEVDEGAVLII; encoded by the exons ATGGAATCTTTAGGCCATAAATACATATCTGAACTAGTTGGGAGATCATTCTTTCAGCAACAGCATGCTAGAGGTCTTGGCTGCTATTTCACACTGCATGACCTTATCCATGATCTTGCTAAGTCACTTGTAAGGGATCAAAGTCAGCAACAGGAACTCCAGGATCTACCAAACATAACCAGCCCAAGGCTAGATATCATTAGAAGCCAATATGATAGGCACTTTTCAGCCTTCCTCTCAGCCAAAGCACTAGAGACGCCTATAATAGTACAATCAAGCAGAGGACAGAATCAAGAATCACTAAGGTCAGTGTTGTTATGCTTAGATGGTGGAAATGATGATTTCCTACAAGTACACTCCGGTGGTTATTCTGTTGTGGTGCACTTTGAAAGGGATTTCTTCATGAACCCTCATGTGCGATTTCTACGAGTGTTGGAACTTGGCAGCTGCAGACTATCTGAACTACCCCACACTATTGGTAACATGAAGCAACTAAGATACCTAGGTCTTTCTTGTACAGATATTGTACGATTACCTCAGGCAGTATGTAGCCTCTTCAATCTGCAAACACTTGACTTGAGATGCTGCAGATTCCTAGTTGAGCTTCCCAAAGATATAGGAAAATTACAGAATTTACGACATCttgattataatatattaggCAAAAATGATTCTGCAATACCGATTTGCAAGTTCAAAAGTATACCCGAGGGCATAGGCAAGTTGACTAAACTGCAAACACTGCCAGTCTTCATTGTGCACTTCAATGGCCAGACAGCAGGAGTGGCAGAACTTAAAAACCTGAACAATCTGCAAGGGCCACTAAGGATTTCATCCCTAGAACACATCACTTGGGAACGCACTTGTGAAGCAAGAGTTGCTGATCTGATAACAAAGGTGCACATTAGACGTTTGTGCTTGCAGTGGAACAGCCACATCCGCTATGGGGATAACCCTAAATCACAAGTGAGATCCTCGCAAGAAATTGACTTGGAAGTACTTGACAGCCTTGAGCCTCATAACAGAATTCAGTGGATTGAAATTGAGAAGTACATGGGTTGCAGTTATCCCAAGTGGGTTGGACATCCTTCCTTTCAACAGCTAGAGACTGTAATCATCCGTGACTTTTCATCTGATTCTCTTCCACCATTAGGACAACTTCCATACCTCAGGCATCTTGAGGTCAGGGAGATGAGTTGGGTACGAACTATTGGAAGTGAATTCTATGGCGAGGAGGTAGCACTGCAACGATTCCCAGCTCTTCAGACGTTGTTGTTTGATGAGATGACTGTGTGGAATGACTGGCTGCATGACGAAGGCCAACATGGTTTCCCTTGCCTCCAGGAGCTTACCATCTCCAATTGTCTCTGCTTGAAATCTCTGTCATTATACAATATGGCAGCTTTGAAGAGGCTTACTGTCAAGGGTTGCCACGATCTTGTGGTAATAAAAGGCCTAGAAGAATGTTGGGTGTCAACAAAACATAGTCAAAACAACTATACAGATACTCCAGGTTATAGTAGATTTGTGGATGGCAATGGACCAAAAATCCCCAATTCAACTCTACCAGCAAGACTTGAGGTCATACGGATTTCCGATTGCACATCACTCCCAAATTCAAGCCTTCAACAAGCAATAGAAATTACGAGGATTTTCCGACGAAG GTCAAACTCAGACATATTCTATTCTGAACAGAAAGAAGTTGACGAGGGTGCTGTTCTGATCATATAG